A genomic region of Microbacterium schleiferi contains the following coding sequences:
- a CDS encoding GNAT family N-acetyltransferase, which produces MTDTDVTPKVVRNDDKGRYEISLDGALAGFTEFVADEQGRLVFPHTEIDSEFSGRGFGTELIGQAMTDAASRGETVVPQCSFVVRYLQKHEVNGLNIAWPHGTAPQG; this is translated from the coding sequence ATGACCGACACGGATGTGACCCCCAAGGTCGTGCGCAACGACGACAAGGGACGATACGAGATCAGCCTCGACGGAGCCCTCGCCGGCTTCACCGAGTTCGTCGCCGACGAGCAGGGCCGCCTCGTCTTCCCCCACACCGAGATCGATTCCGAGTTCTCGGGCCGCGGGTTCGGTACCGAGCTCATCGGGCAGGCGATGACCGATGCCGCCTCCCGAGGCGAGACCGTTGTGCCGCAGTGCTCGTTCGTCGTGCGCTACCTGCAGAAGCACGAGGTGAACGGACTCAACATCGCCTGGCCGCACGGCACAGCGCCCCAGGGATGA